TGTTGACCCGCCTGTGGTTGGGTCACCGCCTGCATAAAAGAGTTGAGTGTGCTCTCGAAATCATCGCAATCCATTGGTGTGCCGTGGCTTCCAAAGTGACTATTCACCGCGGACGACGAGGATTCAATGGATCCGTTGCAATTGGCCCCCGGACTATTGCCATTTCCGGTGACGTGCTGACTCAGTTGGGCCACAAAGCTGTCCGCGTCGAAGTCCACATCGGCACCCGGGTTGTTGTTCAGCAGCACGTTGTCCGGACTGCTCGCATCCAGCAGCTCATTGATGGACGGCTGCAGGCTGGGATTGAGATCGCGTCGCaggttgccgttgttgttgctgctcttcGCCGCCGTGGCGTGACAGTAGCCACTGGAGTCATCTCCCATGTCCATCTCAAGTTGCTGCGACATAAGCTCCAGCAACTCGTACTCATCAAAGTGATTGAGCTTGGCGTCGGGACTGTTGGGCTTCTCGCTACCGCTGTGGCAACTTTTGGGTGGTGTGCTCGGTGGAGGTGTGGCATGGTGCTGCTCCAGGAAAATGTCCAAGGTCTTGGCCACACTCTCGGCATCAATGGCGCTCGAATCGTTCTGCAGGGGCGAGGCCATGTCTATGCTCTCGATGAAAACATGATTCGGAGCCTGATTGCTGGCAAAGCCCACATGCGGCTCATTCGTGTCCATGGCCATGTCGAGGGTTTGGACTGGCGTGACTGGCGTCTCCAGCTTGGGCACCATGGGCACTATGCTGGCTCCACCAGCCGctgtggtgggcgtggctccaTTGAACATGGACAACTCGGGCAGCGGCGTTAGCGGTGTGATGGGCTCCAGAGCGGCACTTTCCGGCAGTTCACCCTGCTTGATTAGTATGTCCAGAACATCGCTGACTTGTTCGGACTTAATGCTCGCCGTCTTGCGTTTGCACAGAGGAGCTGTTTGcggtggaggagctgcagcagcaggagcgggCGACTGAACGGGCTCCTCCTTAATCTTGACCAGCGGTAGAAGGCCATTCAAAGCTGCCGCCTTGCTGGCCGCCAGCTGCTTGGTGGCTTCTTCGTACTgcggcggtggtgctggtgagGGCTTGATGTCCACATGGttcagttgctgctgctgtggctgctggaCAGGCTGgaattgctgttgctgctgctgctgttgctgctggagttgttgcaactgctgctgtgTAATGATGGACTTGGTTTCGATGGGAAAGACAATGCTGGGCAGGGAGTTTGTGCGTTGGTGGCCATTCAGTATCTTCTTTGGCGGAGCTGTTGTGGATGCTGCAACTGGAGTAGCCgctggcggtgctgctgctgttgtggtgGTGGCCGTTAAGCTGATATTGCCCAGCGTGTGCGCCGTCATGTGCTGATCATTCAGACCCACCAGTAGTATGGTCTGATTTCCTTCGTTCCACAGCAGGCCCAAGTTATTGTGGTGTTGAGTGGCTGGCGAGGCGGCTGCTGTCGCAACTGCTGCCGGCTTGGCTGCTTGCATCATGGTTGTGCTGgttgtatttgtattgttGGCGGGCACATTGGATTTCTTGGTTGTTGTCTTGGCAGAAGCGTTGTTTatgtgattgttgttgttgaatgGAATGAATACAGTTTGTGTCTTTTGCGTGAGCAGGCGcacctgttgctgttgctgctgctgttgttgctgcagtgcctgctgctgctgttgctgctgctgttgttgttgctgctgtgcggcggccgctgccgctgccttttGCTTCTGGATTTTcgcctccagctgctgcttgaCCACCATTTTCTGGTTGATTGGCGGTGGATTCGATGAGGAAATGTTACTACTGCTGTTcgagttgctgctggctggcttCTTGGCTGCAGATCCCTGTTGATGCAGTCCATTTACCttatggttgttgttgcctccAGTAGCTTTCACCGTCACTTTGGCGGGCACATTCTTCTCCACCTGCTGCGGCATCACAGTTAGCGTTTGCTGCGGCCCATTGGATGTCGTGGTGATTAGCGTTATCTGCTGTGTAGGCAATGCATTCACCACTTGAGCGGTAACcgtctgctgctgatgttgctgctgctgttgtcgctgGCGTATCttctgcagctcctgctgcgATCGCTGCAATTGCCTCTGCAGTTCGTCAATCTTGCGCTGCTGCTCCCTGAGCAACTCCTCGTTGGTCAGGATAATGGTTGCGGTTTGCGGTTGTGGTGGAAGAATGGTCTGCAGCGTCATCGGATGCGTATTATCaatctgctgctgcaccacATCCATCTGCTCGTGCTCCATTCCTGCATCTGAAACCAACATGGTCACTGGTGCAGGTTGCTCCAACAAACCGCAGTTGCTCGTGTCCATGGCATCGCTGATGGTGATCACCTcggtggtggtgttgctgttgttcgAGGCTGGAGCGGTTGTTACATTGTTGTCTAGTGGTTCCAGGGGCAGATACGGTTTCAGCCTCTCAATCAGATGCGGCTTGGGACCGGACACGGGCAAGTTCCTGCGCTTTAGATGCTGCTTCAAGTCAGAGACCTTCATCTTCTCCAGTCGGGTCAGGTCCGTTATGGAACTGGTAGTGGATTCGGCATAGCTGGTGGCCGGACTGGGTGGAATAGAGGAGCTGACTGAGAGCGCCGGCGAGGGCAGTGGAGGTGGACGTTGTACAGGAGTTGGCTGGTGcagctgttggtgttgctgatgcagctgcaactgttgctgtGGTGTCGCAATCAGCGACAGGGTGGGcggtgtgggtgtggccgCCGGCGTGGGCGTCAACATGGCGGCATCTCCAAAGTTAAGTGGAGCTCCTCCTGAACTGCTCGTTATGGATATGGTGTTGGGCAGGCTGAtgggagctggagctggagcggaTTGCGAGGCCAAGGCGGGCACCGTCTTCGTAGTCACCGTGATGCTGTTGTTGGTCGCACTAGGAGCTGCTGGAAGCATAACACCCGGCGCACTGGGCGCTGGGATGATGGACTGATTCTTGTTGAGGTTCTCCAGGAACTTGAGCAGGCAGTTCTGCTGCTCCAACATCAGCTGGTAGGAGGTCTCTTCCGGCTGCGTTTGATCCTGCTTTTGCCCGGCGGCACTGGGTGGACCCTTGTACTCGTGGAATTTAATGGTGCGCGCCTTCGACACTGGCTTAGACTTGGACTTCTTTCTGTTCTTATCCTTCCCGGGAGCATCAGACTTCACGGACACGGGTGCAAGGTGCAATCGTGTAGTGGTcatcggtggtggtggcggagAGGCGATGGAAGACAGCGGACTTAGCATGGAAGTACTGGAGGCCAGTGAGCAGGGCGAGTACAGATGGTTGACCGGACTGGCTGTGGTACCGGTAACACTCTGGCACAGTTCCTCGTACAGATTGGCCGTCTCTTGCTTCACCTTGATGATGCTGGTCATGGGcagtggtggtggcggcggcggaggtggcggCACTGGTGCCGGCACCACTACAGCctttggttgctgctgctggggaaGAATCTGTGGTGAGGTGACCACCAGTTGACCAGCTGTGGGCATGGTCAAGGCCATGGTCACGATTCCCGCTGAAGCAGCCGCCGCCTGCAGCACATCGGTGGGTGAACTGGAGGTGGTGACCATAGCCTCGTCCAAACGCGGCGGTGTCTGCCTCGTATCACTCTCTGAGCTCAGGGAATCATCATCGAAGGTCATATAACTATGCGGATGCTGGGGTCTTGTGAGCAGACCCTCGCTGGTTGCCTTGAAGGATACGAGTCCCTCCTTGACGATCTTCTCGATCGGCTTCTCCGTGTGCAGGATGTTCttcttgatcagctccagtgGACCAGGACGATGTTGGATCTGAGAgttgagctggtccgccaggCGAGCCTTCTTCAGCATCCGCTGTTTCTCCGCCAGACTGGGATCGATGTGGCACTCGTCCTCCTCGAGTATGTGAAGCCTCTCGAGGTCTTCGCGATTGGGTCGCTGCTGGATCTTGGCCTTCAGCATATCGCTCGTCTTGGCGCGCTCCAGTTGCTTGCATTGTTCGTGGATAGCGGGCGAGGTTTTCAGAGCTGTTAAATATATGCAAACATTAGGTTAAAATCAACCACAATTActtaa
This genomic interval from Drosophila teissieri strain GT53w chromosome 3L, Prin_Dtei_1.1, whole genome shotgun sequence contains the following:
- the LOC122615508 gene encoding myocardin-related transcription factor B encodes the protein MPVIADAASDEPPAKCCKHCEESTQSVDGEPASWRLTLDQDLIDTLKGNFPSWFQGSAGGGGAASKQNPQQHNHNHQLAQQKHHQLVATSVIPIPITIDTKLAASNTNTLQQHQQQAAILGHSSSSASPASSVSSNSSKKSISSSLSSCSSSSSNSNSSSCSSNHCNSKSGSGGVKGAGSATASRFLNKSTSTSPTKSLSRTFKATQKPNGNHKVGQLVKSASLHSLSSGSSGSSSGNSASGSSSLLATISTSPLTTVELISSAACSGLLATRLSGKDLEHSFQDIILLHEAYDDMSEGEQRLHATFLGSSDDGNNSDCYDARQSPPKAIVDSSPLQPAMDKNKESLKVKLMVRRPHSQLVEQGIIPSLKTSPAIHEQCKQLERAKTSDMLKAKIQQRPNREDLERLHILEEDECHIDPSLAEKQRMLKKARLADQLNSQIQHRPGPLELIKKNILHTEKPIEKIVKEGLVSFKATSEGLLTRPQHPHSYMTFDDDSLSSESDTRQTPPRLDEAMVTTSSSPTDVLQAAAASAGIVTMALTMPTAGQLVVTSPQILPQQQQPKAVVVPAPVPPPPPPPPPLPMTSIIKVKQETANLYEELCQSVTGTTASPVNHLYSPCSLASSTSMLSPLSSIASPPPPPMTTTRLHLAPVSVKSDAPGKDKNRKKSKSKPVSKARTIKFHEYKGPPSAAGQKQDQTQPEETSYQLMLEQQNCLLKFLENLNKNQSIIPAPSAPGVMLPAAPSATNNSITVTTKTVPALASQSAPAPAPISLPNTISITSSSGGAPLNFGDAAMLTPTPAATPTPPTLSLIATPQQQLQLHQQHQQLHQPTPVQRPPPLPSPALSVSSSIPPSPATSYAESTTSSITDLTRLEKMKVSDLKQHLKRRNLPVSGPKPHLIERLKPYLPLEPLDNNVTTAPASNNSNTTTEVITISDAMDTSNCGLLEQPAPVTMLVSDAGMEHEQMDVVQQQIDNTHPMTLQTILPPQPQTATIILTNEELLREQQRKIDELQRQLQRSQQELQKIRQRQQQQQHQQQTVTAQVVNALPTQQITLITTTSNGPQQTLTVMPQQVEKNVPAKVTVKATGGNNNHKVNGLHQQGSAAKKPASSNSNSSSNISSSNPPPINQKMVVKQQLEAKIQKQKAAAAAAAQQQQQQQQQQQQQALQQQQQQQQQQVRLLTQKTQTVFIPFNNNNHINNASAKTTTKKSNVPANNTNTTSTTMMQAAKPAAVATAAASPATQHHNNLGLLWNEGNQTILLVGLNDQHMTAHTLGNISLTATTTTAAAPPAATPVAASTTAPPKKILNGHQRTNSLPSIVFPIETKSIITQQQLQQLQQQQQQQQQQFQPVQQPQQQQLNHVDIKPSPAPPPQYEEATKQLAASKAAALNGLLPLVKIKEEPVQSPAPAAAAPPPQTAPLCKRKTASIKSEQVSDVLDILIKQGELPESAALEPITPLTPLPELSMFNGATPTTAAGGASIVPMVPKLETPVTPVQTLDMAMDTNEPHVGFASNQAPNHVFIESIDMASPLQNDSSAIDAESVAKTLDIFLEQHHATPPPSTPPKSCHSGSEKPNSPDAKLNHFDEYELLELMSQQLEMDMGDDSSGYCHATAAKSSNNNGNLRRDLNPSLQPSINELLDASSPDNVLLNNNPGADVDFDADSFVAQLSQHVTGNGNSPGANCNGSIESSSSAVNSHFGSHGTPMDCDDFESTLNSFMQAVTQPQAGQHGEYTTSTSMANGTGGGMGVDNGTGGAVDAFNASGDIFDLFNMDDYKMNWAAGDFTV